Proteins encoded within one genomic window of Sulfurovum sp. XGS-02:
- the sufB gene encoding Fe-S cluster assembly protein SufB, translating into MANEGLDKAVSGEYALGFEIDIETETVPPGLSEETIAFISKKKGEPEWMLELRLKAFHKWETMIEPHWAKLDYEPIDYQSISYYAAPKEGIDSLDEVDPKILEAYNKLGISLEEQKQLAGVKVAVDAVVDSVSVKTTYAEELAEHGVIFCSISEAIERHPDLIKKYMFSVVPMADNYFAALNSAVFTDGTFVYIPKGVRCPMELSTYFRINAMNTGQFERTLIVADEGSYVSYNEGCSAPTRDEHQLHAAVVELVAMKDAEIKYSTIQNWFPGDENGKGGIYNFVTKRGICEGDNSKISWTQVETGSAITWKYPSCILKGDNSVGEFYSVAVTTLAQQADTGTKMIHIGKNTSSTIISKGISAMKGQNTYRGLVKIGANATGSRNYSECDSLLIGSECGAHTFPYLESKDTQGQVEHEATTSKISDEQLFYLRQRGINEEDAVSMIVHGFCKQVFSQLPMEYAVEAKALLELTLEGSVG; encoded by the coding sequence ATGGCAAACGAAGGATTAGATAAAGCTGTCTCAGGTGAGTATGCACTCGGCTTTGAGATAGATATCGAAACCGAAACTGTACCACCGGGACTTTCAGAAGAAACTATTGCGTTCATTTCGAAAAAGAAAGGTGAACCTGAGTGGATGTTAGAGCTGCGTCTCAAAGCATTTCATAAATGGGAAACCATGATTGAACCACACTGGGCCAAACTGGACTACGAACCGATAGACTACCAGTCTATCTCATACTATGCAGCGCCAAAAGAGGGTATTGACAGTCTGGATGAAGTGGATCCCAAAATTCTAGAGGCCTACAATAAACTAGGTATCTCTTTGGAGGAGCAAAAGCAACTCGCCGGTGTTAAAGTAGCCGTAGATGCTGTCGTTGACTCCGTTTCGGTCAAAACCACCTATGCGGAAGAGCTTGCTGAACATGGTGTGATCTTCTGCTCGATCTCAGAAGCGATAGAACGTCACCCTGATCTCATTAAAAAATATATGTTCTCTGTTGTACCAATGGCAGATAACTATTTTGCAGCACTTAACTCTGCGGTCTTTACCGACGGAACCTTTGTATATATCCCTAAAGGTGTACGTTGTCCGATGGAGCTCAGTACCTATTTTAGGATCAATGCCATGAACACAGGGCAATTTGAACGTACACTGATCGTAGCAGATGAAGGGTCATACGTTAGTTACAATGAGGGATGTTCTGCTCCGACACGTGATGAGCATCAACTTCATGCAGCCGTTGTTGAACTCGTTGCGATGAAAGATGCAGAGATCAAGTACTCTACCATCCAGAACTGGTTCCCGGGAGATGAAAACGGGAAAGGCGGTATCTATAACTTCGTTACCAAAAGAGGTATCTGTGAAGGAGATAACTCTAAGATCTCATGGACACAGGTAGAGACCGGTTCCGCCATTACATGGAAGTACCCGTCATGTATCCTAAAAGGGGATAACTCTGTGGGTGAGTTCTACTCAGTAGCAGTTACTACCCTGGCTCAGCAGGCAGATACAGGTACAAAGATGATACATATCGGTAAAAATACCTCTTCAACCATCATTTCTAAAGGTATCTCTGCCATGAAGGGTCAAAATACCTATAGAGGACTGGTGAAGATAGGTGCCAATGCCACAGGTTCAAGAAACTACTCTGAGTGTGATTCACTGCTCATTGGTTCTGAGTGTGGGGCACACACTTTCCCTTACCTTGAATCAAAAGATACACAAGGACAGGTAGAGCACGAGGCAACTACCTCAAAGATCAGTGACGAACAACTCTTTTACCTCCGTCAAAGAGGTATCAATGAAGAAGATGCTGTGAGTATGATCGTTCACGGTTTCTGTAAACAAGTCTTCAGCCAACTCCCTATGGAGTACGCGGTAGAAGCAAAAGCATTATTAGAATTAACATTAGAAGGAAGTGTAGGATGA
- a CDS encoding multicopper oxidase domain-containing protein, with protein MKQILLLFYLLSTLLAAKNVYYDLVIEYQTVNFTGKKVEAMTINGGIPGPTIKAEEGDWVTIKVTNKMDVDTSIHWHGLLFPGRNDQDGVPNLTTPPIKAHTSHTFRFPLIQSGTYWYHSHTGLQEQRGVYGSIMIQPKKKRYKVDRELVLVLSDWTNEDPQEVMRTLKRGSEYYSIKKGTVQSLWGAIEHNAVGNMLTQWKNQMPPMDLSDVYYDAFLINGKQNSRYKAKAGEKIRLRIINGSASTYFYLQYADGPLRIVSADGVDVKPFDQDKLLISVAETYDAIITVPKDGSFELRATAQDGSGKASIYIGSGKKIAVKGVPKPNYYAMKCSSSMKPKGKGIGGSKTMKCSGGKSTAGMKCGASMNMKNMDMSSAQRPPTPYAKLEALEDTTLDKKRPWREVHLTLNGDMRSYIWSFNGKTLSEEDKIAIKKGENVRFIFENKTMMHHPLHLHGHFFRVVNENGSRSPLKHTVDIAPLGNSVIEFAADYEKDWLFHCHILYHMMSGMTRVVSYGTPKTAEEQASYDKFLEKFDQWYFWGNMLALNSMNEGLLAAASGKNSLIAYWESDYDTEYDTYFVYNRFIDRYSSWFGGVSIADRENDKTRAIIGYNYLLPGLIDAKFWVDSQGDARLWFIKEVMLTNNTGLELEYQYDTELKSEWSATLDYRINKQFSIGARYHSDTKWGAGIRWFF; from the coding sequence ATGAAACAGATACTGCTATTATTCTATCTATTGAGTACCCTGCTTGCAGCCAAAAATGTATACTACGATCTTGTCATAGAGTATCAAACTGTGAACTTTACGGGAAAAAAAGTTGAAGCCATGACCATCAATGGAGGCATTCCCGGTCCTACCATTAAAGCAGAAGAAGGCGATTGGGTCACCATAAAGGTGACCAATAAGATGGATGTGGACACTTCCATTCACTGGCATGGTCTTCTTTTTCCTGGCCGTAATGATCAAGACGGTGTCCCAAACCTCACTACACCCCCTATAAAAGCTCATACTTCACATACATTCCGTTTTCCACTGATACAGTCTGGTACATACTGGTACCATTCTCATACTGGGCTTCAAGAGCAAAGAGGCGTGTATGGTTCCATTATGATCCAACCAAAAAAGAAACGGTATAAAGTCGATAGAGAACTGGTCCTAGTGTTGTCAGATTGGACCAATGAAGATCCGCAGGAAGTCATGCGTACACTGAAACGCGGCAGCGAATACTATTCCATCAAAAAAGGTACTGTACAGTCACTCTGGGGTGCCATTGAACACAATGCAGTGGGCAATATGTTGACACAGTGGAAAAATCAAATGCCGCCTATGGATCTCTCTGATGTCTACTATGATGCTTTTCTTATCAACGGTAAACAGAACAGTAGATACAAAGCAAAAGCCGGAGAGAAGATACGCCTACGGATCATCAATGGTTCTGCCTCCACCTACTTTTATCTGCAGTATGCAGATGGTCCTTTGCGTATTGTCTCTGCGGATGGTGTAGATGTGAAGCCTTTCGATCAAGATAAACTTCTCATATCTGTTGCTGAGACCTATGACGCCATCATCACTGTTCCCAAAGATGGTTCCTTTGAACTCAGAGCCACAGCACAGGATGGCTCAGGAAAAGCTTCGATCTATATAGGCAGCGGCAAAAAGATAGCCGTCAAAGGGGTACCCAAACCAAACTATTATGCGATGAAGTGCAGTTCTTCCATGAAACCTAAAGGTAAAGGGATCGGTGGCAGTAAAACAATGAAATGCAGCGGAGGAAAGTCTACAGCTGGTATGAAGTGCGGCGCTTCTATGAATATGAAAAATATGGATATGTCATCAGCACAAAGACCGCCTACACCTTATGCCAAACTTGAAGCACTTGAAGATACCACACTGGATAAAAAACGTCCATGGAGAGAGGTACATCTCACACTCAATGGTGATATGCGCAGCTATATCTGGAGTTTTAACGGTAAAACATTGAGTGAGGAAGACAAAATAGCTATCAAAAAAGGAGAGAATGTACGTTTTATCTTTGAGAATAAGACCATGATGCACCATCCTCTGCATCTGCATGGACATTTTTTCCGTGTGGTGAACGAAAATGGAAGTCGTTCACCGCTGAAGCACACAGTAGACATCGCACCTTTGGGAAATAGTGTCATAGAGTTTGCAGCTGATTATGAGAAAGACTGGCTCTTCCACTGCCACATCCTGTACCATATGATGTCCGGTATGACACGTGTAGTCAGCTACGGTACACCAAAAACTGCAGAAGAACAAGCCAGTTACGACAAGTTTCTCGAAAAGTTTGACCAGTGGTATTTCTGGGGTAATATGCTGGCACTTAACAGCATGAATGAAGGATTGCTCGCAGCGGCTAGTGGTAAGAACAGTTTGATCGCTTACTGGGAGAGTGATTATGATACAGAGTATGACACCTACTTCGTCTATAATAGGTTCATTGACCGCTACAGTTCCTGGTTCGGTGGTGTGAGCATTGCAGACAGAGAAAACGATAAGACGCGTGCGATCATCGGGTATAACTATCTACTTCCCGGACTCATCGATGCAAAGTTCTGGGTGGACAGTCAGGGAGATGCACGGCTCTGGTTCATCAAAGAGGTGATGCTGACCAACAACACAGGCTTGGAACTTGAATACCAATACGATACCGAACTCAAAAGTGAATGGTCTGCCACTTTGGATTACCGTATTAATAAACAATTCAGTATAGGTGCACGTTATCACAGTGATACAAAATGGGGTGCAGGAATACGGTGGTTTTTCTAG
- a CDS encoding 2-oxoacid:acceptor oxidoreductase subunit alpha has translation MTLEKLKQFNGQNKQKAYIAYKGNIYDVTESPLWENGTHQNVHEAGVDLTDALADAPHAEEVFKKFQIVDTLDGYVEKVQNDPKRTDWVKWYRKFHPHPMLVHFPIALHLFAAGLDLIFFFQLSTSFATAVFYTFFASTLMGVFTMLSGILSWWINYQLAFSPILLKKLTFSIITLILGVIGIVIYLNDPDVVYTTTLPSIIYHGTILLTGITVIVLGYYGGKLTWPDSKEESSKDTIDDTNEEKKKETMSVTMKEITIPFHSTISNPPVSLPKKEEVNVHGQGHSISILIGGAAGTGIKTLENLLSDAFKSSGYFVFSTKEYMSRVRGGSNTTLLRISDRPVTAPCWYVDLFIALDTHALTHVQERLTKDTIVLADEKVEHEQIDITSIPMNHTAKELGSKNYANSYAAGALFGIFNLESQPLSQSITRIFDEKDRRGNESAMESGLTYGNKLESPPSLKLPEKLFESAGSMHLMDGSSASGFGFLAGGCNMITAYPMSPSTGVLNFMASMSNEFTVLVEQSEDEIASLNMVLGGWYGGARAMTSTSGGGFALMSEALSLSGMSETPAVVYLAQRPGPATGLPTRTEQGDLNLAIYSGHGYFGRIVLAPGDLQGCIDCGYLAFELADRFQMPVIYLSDQYLADSISLLKSIDFEAYEQRRYIESTDASYDRYRLSDTGISVRGVPGLGDGLVVATSDEHDERGQITESYQVREKMVQKRQKKIELCISEALGPKVFGEGDIALIGWGSSKGAIMEAVNALDDPRLFHVHFFWVHPINPEDLAFLKQTSLNIVIENNVTGEFAELLKSHDIRIDHRILQSNGFSFFSDQLKEVLENVLKEKR, from the coding sequence ATGACCTTGGAAAAACTGAAGCAGTTTAATGGACAAAACAAACAAAAAGCCTATATTGCCTATAAGGGAAATATATATGATGTAACAGAGAGTCCGTTATGGGAAAATGGAACACATCAAAATGTTCATGAAGCGGGTGTTGATCTCACTGATGCACTTGCCGATGCGCCACATGCTGAAGAGGTTTTTAAGAAGTTTCAGATCGTAGATACGCTTGATGGATATGTTGAAAAGGTTCAAAATGATCCGAAGAGAACAGATTGGGTGAAATGGTATCGCAAATTCCACCCTCACCCCATGCTGGTTCATTTTCCTATCGCCCTGCACCTCTTCGCCGCCGGACTGGACCTTATTTTTTTCTTTCAACTTAGTACTTCTTTTGCTACAGCAGTGTTTTACACTTTTTTTGCCTCCACTCTGATGGGTGTATTTACGATGCTTTCGGGAATATTAAGCTGGTGGATCAACTACCAACTCGCATTTAGCCCTATATTACTTAAGAAACTTACATTCTCTATCATCACCCTCATTCTTGGTGTTATAGGTATCGTGATCTATTTGAATGATCCTGATGTGGTCTATACCACTACTTTACCAAGTATCATCTACCATGGCACTATATTGTTAACAGGGATCACTGTGATCGTGTTGGGATATTATGGAGGTAAACTCACTTGGCCAGACAGTAAAGAAGAGAGCAGTAAAGATACCATAGATGATACTAACGAAGAGAAGAAGAAAGAGACTATGAGCGTTACTATGAAAGAGATTACCATACCGTTTCACTCAACGATCTCCAACCCACCTGTATCTCTACCGAAAAAGGAAGAGGTAAACGTACATGGGCAGGGTCATAGTATCTCCATACTCATCGGAGGAGCAGCAGGAACAGGGATCAAAACACTGGAAAATCTATTATCTGATGCATTTAAAAGCAGCGGTTATTTTGTCTTCTCTACCAAAGAGTATATGTCAAGAGTACGGGGCGGAAGCAACACCACCCTGCTCCGTATCTCAGACCGTCCTGTCACTGCTCCATGTTGGTATGTTGACCTTTTTATAGCCCTGGATACCCATGCTCTTACGCATGTACAGGAACGGTTGACAAAAGATACTATCGTTTTGGCAGATGAGAAGGTTGAGCACGAACAGATAGATATCACAAGCATACCTATGAATCATACAGCCAAGGAACTTGGAAGTAAAAATTATGCGAATTCTTATGCCGCCGGTGCACTATTTGGAATCTTTAATCTTGAATCTCAACCATTGTCACAAAGTATCACCAGGATATTTGATGAAAAGGATCGTCGGGGAAATGAAAGCGCAATGGAATCAGGGTTGACATACGGCAATAAACTGGAGAGCCCTCCATCTCTAAAACTTCCTGAAAAGCTATTTGAGTCTGCAGGTTCCATGCATCTTATGGATGGGTCTTCCGCATCTGGATTTGGCTTTTTGGCAGGAGGATGCAATATGATCACAGCCTATCCGATGTCCCCCTCTACCGGTGTACTGAATTTTATGGCTTCGATGTCCAATGAGTTTACAGTGTTGGTTGAACAGAGTGAAGATGAGATCGCATCATTAAATATGGTACTGGGTGGATGGTATGGTGGAGCAAGAGCCATGACTTCCACATCAGGCGGCGGATTTGCACTCATGAGTGAAGCACTCAGTCTTTCAGGGATGAGTGAAACACCTGCCGTGGTTTACCTCGCACAGCGTCCGGGACCTGCCACAGGCTTGCCTACAAGAACAGAACAGGGAGACCTGAACCTGGCCATATACAGCGGACACGGATATTTTGGACGTATTGTTCTGGCACCGGGTGATTTACAGGGGTGTATCGACTGCGGCTATCTTGCTTTTGAACTCGCAGACAGGTTCCAGATGCCTGTAATCTATCTGAGTGACCAGTACCTTGCGGACTCTATCAGTCTGTTAAAAAGTATTGATTTTGAGGCGTATGAACAACGACGCTATATAGAGAGTACAGATGCATCCTATGACCGCTACAGACTGAGTGATACAGGTATTTCAGTACGGGGAGTCCCGGGTCTTGGAGATGGCTTAGTCGTTGCGACCAGTGATGAACATGATGAGCGTGGTCAGATCACTGAGAGCTATCAGGTGCGTGAAAAGATGGTTCAGAAGCGGCAAAAAAAGATCGAGTTGTGCATTTCTGAAGCACTTGGCCCTAAGGTCTTTGGAGAAGGTGATATCGCTCTCATAGGATGGGGGTCGTCCAAAGGAGCCATCATGGAAGCAGTGAATGCACTAGATGATCCCAGACTTTTTCATGTCCATTTTTTCTGGGTACATCCGATTAATCCTGAAGATCTTGCATTCCTCAAACAAACTTCACTCAATATAGTGATAGAAAACAATGTGACCGGCGAGTTTGCAGAGTTATTGAAAAGCCATGATATCAGGATCGATCATCGTATTTTACAATCCAATGGTTTTAGTTTCTTCTCGGACCAACTGAAAGAAGTATTAGAAAACGTATTAAAGGAGAAAAGATGA
- a CDS encoding heavy metal translocating P-type ATPase, which yields MIKDPVCSMEVSEDSEFKSQFHHQTYYFCSENCKHKFDMSPNTYIDSEELLKTEECPDGSCDIELKFTQYTCPMHPEIIKDQPGSCPICGMSLEPVMAAEEEENVELKEMTQRFWFSAFLALPLFLLAMVADMLPAMLPENLSTKTLYWIEFALATPVVLWAGWPFYVRAWQSVKSWNPNMFTLIALGVSVAWTYSVVALLFPTIFPPQMLGNEGTVHVYFEAAAVITALVLMGQVLELRARSRTNEAIKMLLSLAPNTATLIHPDGSETTVSTEEVKVGDKLRIRPGEKIPVDGVVLEGASHVDESMVTGEPIAVNKASGMKLIGATINGNGTLVMQAEKIGADTLLSQIIDMVAKAQRSRAPIQKLADLVSFYFVPTVVFVSILTFITWYFIGPEPRLAYALVSAVSVLIIACPCALGLATPISIMVGTGKGAANGVLIKNAEALEIMEKVNTLIVDKTGTLTEGKPKLVAIETVGEIEENDLLQLSASLEHASEHPIALSIMEEVEDQKIPLLDVKAFDSITGQGIKGIVNGHNMVIGNIHLFESLKIDTSSLKERAESLGGDGATVVLVAIDDKISGLIAVADPIKETTKDAIDALHKDGVKVVMMTGDNLTTANAVARKLGIDEVHADVLPEGKADIIKTLQDKNEIVAMAGDGINDAPALAQSHVGIAMGTGTDVAMESAGITLVKGDLRGIVKAVHLSRATMKNIRQNLFFAFIYNSLGVPVAAGVLYPFFGILLSPMIAAAAMSFSSVSVIMNALRLKNKKL from the coding sequence ATGATCAAGGATCCAGTATGCAGCATGGAAGTTTCCGAAGATTCTGAATTTAAAAGTCAGTTTCATCATCAAACCTACTATTTTTGCAGTGAAAACTGTAAACATAAGTTTGATATGTCACCAAATACCTATATAGATTCGGAAGAACTGTTAAAAACAGAAGAGTGCCCTGACGGCAGTTGTGATATAGAGTTAAAATTTACCCAATATACCTGCCCCATGCATCCAGAGATCATCAAGGATCAACCGGGAAGCTGTCCTATATGCGGTATGTCATTGGAGCCTGTCATGGCTGCTGAAGAGGAAGAGAATGTTGAACTCAAAGAGATGACACAACGTTTTTGGTTCTCTGCATTCTTGGCACTTCCTCTTTTTCTCTTAGCGATGGTAGCGGATATGTTGCCTGCAATGTTACCGGAGAATCTATCAACCAAAACCCTGTACTGGATAGAGTTTGCTTTGGCGACCCCTGTAGTACTTTGGGCAGGATGGCCGTTTTATGTCAGGGCTTGGCAGTCTGTAAAAAGTTGGAACCCCAATATGTTCACGCTTATTGCTTTAGGTGTATCTGTTGCATGGACCTACAGTGTAGTGGCACTGCTCTTTCCCACTATTTTCCCACCCCAAATGTTAGGGAATGAGGGTACAGTACATGTCTATTTTGAAGCGGCAGCTGTGATCACTGCGCTAGTACTGATGGGACAGGTATTGGAGCTTCGGGCTCGCTCAAGAACCAATGAAGCGATCAAAATGCTGCTCAGTCTTGCACCCAACACTGCAACGCTTATTCATCCTGATGGATCTGAAACAACGGTCTCTACTGAAGAGGTCAAAGTAGGAGACAAACTGCGTATCCGTCCCGGAGAAAAGATACCTGTAGACGGAGTTGTTCTGGAAGGAGCTAGCCATGTGGATGAGTCCATGGTAACGGGTGAACCTATCGCTGTCAATAAAGCATCAGGTATGAAACTGATCGGTGCAACGATCAATGGCAACGGTACACTTGTCATGCAGGCAGAGAAGATCGGTGCAGATACCCTGCTGTCACAGATCATCGATATGGTTGCCAAAGCACAACGTTCACGTGCACCCATACAGAAACTCGCAGACCTTGTCTCCTTTTATTTTGTACCGACAGTGGTCTTTGTATCTATCCTTACTTTTATCACATGGTATTTTATCGGACCGGAGCCCAGATTGGCATATGCACTGGTATCTGCTGTGTCCGTTCTGATCATAGCATGTCCTTGCGCCCTGGGTTTAGCAACACCTATTTCCATCATGGTGGGTACAGGAAAAGGCGCTGCTAACGGGGTATTGATCAAAAATGCCGAAGCGTTGGAGATCATGGAAAAAGTAAATACACTGATCGTCGATAAGACAGGTACATTAACAGAGGGTAAGCCTAAACTTGTTGCTATAGAAACAGTCGGAGAGATAGAAGAAAATGATCTGCTTCAACTGAGTGCTTCTCTTGAACATGCAAGTGAGCACCCTATCGCCCTCTCTATCATGGAAGAAGTAGAGGATCAAAAGATACCATTACTTGATGTGAAAGCGTTTGACTCCATCACCGGTCAGGGAATCAAGGGGATTGTCAATGGACATAATATGGTGATAGGTAACATACATCTCTTTGAATCTTTAAAAATCGATACAAGCAGTCTGAAAGAGAGGGCCGAATCCCTGGGAGGAGACGGTGCTACCGTGGTACTGGTCGCCATAGATGATAAGATTTCAGGTCTCATTGCCGTGGCAGATCCTATAAAAGAGACTACAAAGGATGCCATCGATGCACTGCACAAAGATGGCGTGAAAGTGGTTATGATGACAGGAGACAACCTGACCACAGCCAATGCTGTGGCTAGAAAGCTCGGTATCGATGAAGTGCATGCCGATGTACTTCCTGAAGGAAAAGCAGACATCATCAAAACACTTCAAGATAAAAATGAGATCGTCGCCATGGCAGGAGACGGGATCAATGATGCTCCTGCCCTGGCCCAGTCCCATGTCGGTATCGCCATGGGAACAGGTACCGATGTTGCGATGGAGAGTGCGGGTATCACGCTTGTTAAGGGTGATCTAAGAGGTATTGTCAAGGCAGTTCATCTTAGCCGGGCTACCATGAAGAATATAAGACAAAATCTCTTTTTTGCCTTTATTTACAACAGTTTAGGTGTGCCAGTCGCAGCAGGTGTGCTTTATCCTTTCTTTGGTATTTTACTCTCTCCTATGATCGCTGCTGCTGCCATGAGTTTCTCTTCGGTATCTGTGATCATGAATGCCTTAAGATTAAAGAATAAAAAACTCTGA
- a CDS encoding iron oxidase oxidoreductase produces MKTSRRFFFRYMSALGMVSFFTTTLSAKTAKNIVKYQSTPKDGNSCKTCMHFIPETNECKTVEGSIDPSGWCIIYFRDPNYKEVKVADDNQTDDIDNTT; encoded by the coding sequence ATGAAAACATCAAGAAGATTTTTTTTCAGATATATGTCTGCACTTGGTATGGTGAGTTTTTTTACTACAACGCTCAGTGCCAAGACAGCTAAAAATATCGTAAAATATCAATCTACACCAAAAGATGGAAATTCCTGTAAGACATGTATGCACTTTATTCCTGAAACCAATGAATGTAAAACAGTTGAAGGAAGTATTGATCCCAGTGGTTGGTGTATCATTTACTTCAGAGACCCTAACTATAAAGAAGTAAAAGTGGCAGACGATAATCAGACCGATGATATCGATAATACAACTTGA
- a CDS encoding superoxide dismutase, with protein MTHTLMDLPFDENALEPYISKETLQYHHGKHHAGYVNKLNTLIEGTVYADMKLEEIVKKADGGIFNNGAQVYNHNFYFSGMSTKETSPSKELLALIERDFTSMEEFKKKFLEMAAGLFGSGWVWLSIKDSDSLVIESFSNAGNPLLLDHTPLLTCDVWEHAYYIDYRNARADYLEKWWELVNWDFVSENLEACTK; from the coding sequence ATGACACACACATTAATGGACTTACCGTTTGATGAGAATGCACTCGAGCCGTATATTTCAAAAGAAACACTTCAATACCATCATGGTAAACATCACGCCGGATATGTAAATAAACTGAATACACTGATAGAGGGTACGGTGTATGCGGACATGAAACTTGAAGAGATTGTCAAAAAAGCAGATGGCGGTATCTTTAACAATGGTGCACAAGTGTATAACCATAATTTTTATTTTAGTGGTATGAGTACGAAGGAAACTTCTCCTTCTAAAGAGCTCTTAGCCTTAATTGAACGTGATTTTACCTCTATGGAAGAATTTAAAAAGAAATTTTTAGAAATGGCCGCAGGTTTGTTTGGTTCTGGTTGGGTGTGGCTGAGTATAAAGGACTCAGATAGTTTAGTCATAGAATCATTTTCCAATGCCGGTAATCCACTGCTTTTAGATCATACACCTTTACTTACCTGTGATGTCTGGGAACATGCTTACTATATAGACTATAGAAATGCTAGAGCGGATTATCTAGAAAAATGGTGGGAGCTTGTGAATTGGGACTTTGTATCAGAAAATCTGGAAGCATGTACAAAATGA
- a CDS encoding thiamine pyrophosphate-dependent enzyme: protein MKHPLDRTDIDNAWCPGCGNFGILKLLEEVLTELECDPKQTVIVSGIGQAAKTPYYIDTHMFCGLHGRALPVSTALKASNPALNVIAEGGDGDMYGEGGNHFMHTIRRNPDIVHIVHNNMVYGLTKGQASPTSQIGFKSPVQVKGVSNEPFNPISVALALKAGFVSRVNIGNQAHAKTVLKEAFLHKGYALVDVFQPCVVFNKINTYKWFNENTYELDSSYKNNDLSSAMQKALENDPIPIGIFYKNTHTTFEEHLRGDEQKPLVTLTHDIIKLQELFDSY, encoded by the coding sequence ATGAAGCACCCTCTCGATAGAACTGATATTGACAATGCATGGTGTCCCGGATGCGGGAATTTCGGGATACTGAAACTACTGGAAGAGGTATTGACAGAACTGGAATGTGACCCTAAACAAACAGTCATCGTCTCTGGTATCGGGCAGGCAGCTAAAACACCTTACTATATTGATACCCATATGTTTTGTGGACTTCATGGGCGGGCACTTCCCGTATCCACAGCGCTCAAAGCTTCCAACCCTGCACTCAATGTCATTGCAGAAGGTGGTGATGGAGATATGTATGGTGAAGGGGGAAACCATTTTATGCATACCATCAGGCGGAATCCTGATATTGTACATATCGTACACAACAATATGGTCTATGGTCTTACCAAAGGCCAGGCCTCGCCCACAAGTCAGATAGGGTTTAAATCCCCTGTACAGGTAAAGGGGGTCAGTAATGAACCGTTCAATCCTATCTCGGTTGCATTGGCGCTAAAGGCCGGTTTTGTATCACGTGTCAATATCGGAAATCAAGCCCATGCCAAAACGGTGCTCAAAGAAGCATTTTTACACAAAGGGTATGCCTTGGTAGATGTCTTTCAGCCTTGTGTGGTCTTTAACAAGATCAACACCTATAAATGGTTCAATGAAAATACTTATGAACTCGACAGCAGCTATAAGAATAACGATCTCTCCTCAGCCATGCAAAAAGCACTTGAAAATGATCCTATTCCTATAGGCATTTTTTACAAGAATACGCATACAACATTTGAGGAACATTTAAGAGGAGATGAACAAAAACCCCTTGTTACTCTTACACATGATATAATAAAACTACAGGAATTATTCGATTCCTATTGA
- a CDS encoding MOSC domain-containing protein, with protein MQKMTLHAIIIGEKAKEALHYVDSVQAIKGKGLEGDRYFYGQGTFNKPQLSQDVREVSILPYESLAECNSRLESDLDFLDLRRNLIIKNFDASLLEDKIFTIGTAKFRIVRTCPPCRYLSRLLDKDMMRGLKHIGGYRAVIEESGILTQNDIIKY; from the coding sequence ATGCAAAAGATGACCCTGCATGCCATTATCATAGGAGAAAAGGCCAAAGAGGCTTTGCATTATGTAGATAGTGTACAGGCTATCAAAGGAAAAGGTTTGGAGGGTGACCGTTATTTCTACGGACAAGGTACCTTTAACAAACCCCAACTCTCTCAGGATGTCAGAGAGGTCAGCATACTCCCCTATGAATCGCTTGCAGAGTGTAACAGTCGATTAGAAAGCGATCTGGACTTTCTGGATTTAAGAAGAAATCTTATCATCAAAAATTTTGATGCTTCACTTCTTGAAGACAAAATATTTACCATCGGCACGGCAAAGTTCCGTATCGTACGTACCTGCCCTCCCTGTCGCTACCTCTCAAGATTACTTGACAAGGATATGATGCGTGGCTTAAAGCATATCGGTGGATATAGAGCAGTAATTGAGGAAAGCGGTATTTTAACACAAAATGATATTATTAAATATTGA